TCGCCGGAAGGGAGCTCATATATTGTGCCGCCGTTAAAATAGTTATTGTCCCTGTGAGGATTCGGTAAAAGTTGAACCATGTTTCCGCCTGCATCCTTATAAACAACCCTTGCATAAAACGGTTTATTCCCCCTGATATAGACCCTTATTTTATCACTTCCTTTATATTCCTTTTTATCTGTCCATACATTTATACTAAGCGGTGCGGATGGGTCATCGGTCATTTGTTTATTCTTTGATATATTTTCTATCGCCTTTTCATCAGGTATCACCTCTGCCTTAATCTTTACCTTAAAACAATCACCCAGTGATTCGTCTTTATACCATTTCTTTTCCATCTCCTGAATTATCTTTATCGCAGCATTTGAGTATGCCTCTATTAAATCTTTTTGAAGCTCATATTTATTAACTACAGTCTCGCACTACGAAGCCCCTTACCTCGCATATATTATAAACCGCTCCATTC
This portion of the Nitrospirota bacterium genome encodes:
- a CDS encoding DUF4384 domain-containing protein, yielding MEKKWYKDESLGDCFKVKIKAEVIPDEKAIENISKNKQMTDDPSAPLSINVWTDKKEYKGSDKIRVYIRGNKPFYARVVYKDAGGNMVQLLPNPHRDNNYFNGGTIYELPSGEDKFELEVTPPFGEEDIIVYASTSPLGDISVEAQGGVYQVKTGAGGVGDRTRGVKIKEKTGSKEGMPSEFFEDKVVVRTER